The sequence TGAATAATGTCTATTTAATAAATAGGTTTCAGCAGAAACTGGGCTATAATTTTAATAATTACGATCTTTTGCTACAGGCGTTAACGCACCGCAGCGCCAGCAGCAAACATAATGAACGACTGGAATTTTTAGGCGATTCTATATTGAGTTATGTCATTGCTAAGTCGCTTTATGAGATGTTCCCGCTTGTTGATGAAGGTGACATGAGTCGTATACGTGCTACGTTAGTACGCGGCAATACACTTGCAGAAATGGCACGGGAGTTAGAACTCAGTAGATGTTTGATTCTAGGCCATGGAGAGCTAAAAAGCGGAGGTATTAACCGTGAATCCATTTTAGCCGATGCATTAGAAGCGTTAATTGGTAGCATATTTTTGGACAGCAATATTCAAACGGTCGACCATCTAATCCTGAAATGGTACCGCACACGTTTAGCTAAAATTAATCCCCGCGAGCAGCAAAAAGATCCAAAAACCAAGTTACAGGAATATCTTCAAAGACGCCATTTGCCACTGCCAAACTATTTATTGGTCCAAGTATGTGGAGAGTCACACGATCAGGAATTTACTATACAGTGCCAAGTAAGCGAGCTGATGCAACCAGCAGTAGGCAGTGGTTCTAACCGGAGAAAAGCCGAGCAAGATGCAGCAGCACAAGCACTTAAACTATTGGAATTGGAGCTTACATGATCGAAAAGATAACTACTTATTGTGGTTTTGTAGCGATTGTAGGCCGGCCGAATGTAGGTAAATCAACGTTAATTAATCAATTGTTAGGGCAGAAAGTATCTATTACCTCTTGTAAACCGCAAACTACCCGTCACCCCATTAGAGGAATACAAACTAAGTGGCCTTACCAGGCTATTTATATAGATACTCCAGGACTAATGCAGATTAAAGAAAATCGTTTGATAAATAGAGTAATGAATCGTGTTGCCATCAATTCCCTCCA is a genomic window of Candidatus Moranella endobia PCIT containing:
- the rnc gene encoding ribonuclease III; the encoded protein is MNNVYLINRFQQKLGYNFNNYDLLLQALTHRSASSKHNERLEFLGDSILSYVIAKSLYEMFPLVDEGDMSRIRATLVRGNTLAEMARELELSRCLILGHGELKSGGINRESILADALEALIGSIFLDSNIQTVDHLILKWYRTRLAKINPREQQKDPKTKLQEYLQRRHLPLPNYLLVQVCGESHDQEFTIQCQVSELMQPAVGSGSNRRKAEQDAAAQALKLLELELT